From one Tachysurus vachellii isolate PV-2020 chromosome 23, HZAU_Pvac_v1, whole genome shotgun sequence genomic stretch:
- the rrbp1b gene encoding ribosome-binding protein 1b isoform X2, translated as MDVYDPQTLGIMVFGGFMVVSAIGIALVSTLSMKETSYEEALAKQRRELAKAQPQRGDKKKKAAEKKSKAKKKEEKPNGKLPEQEEQHDSGHEPASETSEPEPESEPEVPAAPVPVPVSVAPVVPVIPEPKVQVAVAKPAVAVSPPALSPKDKKKRKVAKVDPAPAKPVEIVLETMTKEPAPKNTKDSAHKDSTSKAAKEPVAKVVKEPAAKATKGAKEASPKAAKESVAKEPSPKPAKEPVAKEASPKAAKEPVAKEASPKAAKEPVVKEASPKAAKEPVAKEASSKAVKEPAAKEPSSKATKGASSKTAKEPVTKEAAPKPAREPVTKEAAPKVSKESSAKVAKETTTKEQGTKVAKEPSAKGTQGPAAKQQGGKANKEPAAKESATKSAKDPAPKEQVAKAVKEPAIKETAKASKESAAKSAKETNVTTKEPVLKAVKQPSVAVVAEVAPVPIVPPKAEPPKPETSSKKKSKKKAEQAPAVDVADVPLLLPFKTLVSTLSSSSFSDSETQKLLEIISDKAGADTWQLASQRGDPLAALKKQLEEKDKLLSAEQENAAASKTRIRELTKELNTEKSKTTSVETRLSSELSARQQEITALNARMKASYDEHTLQTQKLNSKIQSLQDRLENGPAAQLARLQQENGILRDALNKASSLTESIQNAELVKLRQDVVRLSRELSERTDAQHADEERRKALESKMAATEEQLTHVKAGRAEAEQVLQQALEKVKAELCQAKNNSSTLQAQLQQAQQDGSQLSELQERVHATEVELKDRCAEVQALKSQLTQLQQDAQEHVLVEVQAPLQSTAQVENSEELQQLKHSIKEKEDLVASLQGQLEKMRSSAEETESSVQQLQGSLTQRESKISALEEEMKQLREQTEQQKSTTESSVQQLQGSLTERERQVSALEEEMKQLREQIKQQNEAAEAAEAEQPFENLEKDARLITLEEELLQLRGQVEQAKAESKDLQEKNCAASEALAAAERLSEERLKQAMIAQNEVKQKLEALQVQTKTALQTLFPHIAIETEQSNWLELFTLGAQETLAHSQQNASEDKDSALTDTLQKLKEAEEKQTALQAQCEQYRATLSETEGILRDLQNSVQDGEATWKSKMSEVEEQRQALKGQVMLLEAQLEKQLESISFTQSCAEEVEQLKTLLTTTQSQLEAAQSDAQKQCAELSAVRQQLQAVTERVRSKEDVQPGQVQAQLEQANVRLQTEVSVRQHVEHNYDQAQRCVGDLEAQVAELKAAGEGAATELKERLEKEAKLTQELSETSATLQQKLNDTQEELTKEKEVVKSLHEQLQEKVQQQVLFSSQ; from the exons ATGGATGTGTACGACCCTCAGACCCTCGGCATCATGGTATTTGGTGGCTTCATGGTAGTTTCAGCTATCGGAATAGCCCTGGTCTCCACTCTTTCCATGAAGGAGACCTCTTACGAGGAAGCCCTGGCTAAGCAGCGCCGTGAATTGGCCAAGGCTCAGCCCCAACGTGgggacaagaagaagaaggcagctgagaagaaaagcaaagccaagaagaaggaggagaagccAAACGGGAAGCTTCCTGAACAGGAGGAACAGCATGACTCTGGCCATGAACCTGCTTCAGAAACGAGTGAACCAGAGCCTGAATCTGAACCCGAGGTCCCTGCTGCACCTGTGCCTGTTCCTGTATCAGTTGCCCCTGTTGTTCCAGTCATCCCAGAGCCCAAAGTTCAGGTGGCAGTGGCGAAGCCTGCTGTAGCAGTATCCCCACCCGCGCTTTCCCCAAAAGATAAGAAAAAGAGGAAGGTAGCCAAGGTGGACCCAGCCCCTGCTAAACCTGTAGAAATTGTCTTAGAAACCATGACCAAAGAGCCGGCTCCTAAGAACACCAAGGATTCCGCCCATAAGGACTCGACTTCTAAGGCTGCCAAGGAACCTGTTGCTAAAGTTGTAAAAGAACCAGCTGCCAAGGCCACTAAGGGTGCCAAGGAAGCATCTCCTAAGGCTGCCAAAGAATCTGTCGCTAAGGAGCCATCTCCAAAGCCTGCCAAGGAACCTGTTGCTAAGGAAGCATCTCCTAAGGCTGCCAAGGAACCTGTTGCTAAGGAAGCATCTCCTAAGGCTGCCAAGGAACCTGTTGTTAAGGAAGCATCTCCTAAGGCTGCCAAGGAACCTGTTGCTAAGGAAGCATCTTCAAAGGCTGTCAAGGAACCCGCTGCTAAGGAACCGTCTTCTAAGGCCACCAAGGGCGCATCTTCTAAGACTGCCAAGGAACCTGTTACTAAGGAAGCAGCACCTAAGCCTGCCAGGGAACCTGTTACTAAGGAAGCAGCTCCTAAAGTTTCCAAAGAATCATCTGCCAAGGTAGCAAAGGAAACCACCACTAAAGAACAAGGCACGAAAGTTGCTAAGGAACCAAGTGCCAAGGGAACGCAGGGACCTGCTGCCAAGCAGCAGGGTGGTAAAGCCAATAAAGAACCTGCTGCTAAGGAATCAGCCACTAAATCGGCTAAGGATCCTGCTCCCAAGGAACAAGTCGCTAAAGCAGTCAAGGAGCCTGCCATTAAAGAAACAGCAAAGGCTTCCAAAGAATCAGCTGCCAAGTCTGCGAAAGAAACGAATGTTACAACTAAGGAGCCAGTTTTGAAGGCGGTCAAGCAGCCTTCTGTCGCTGTGGTGGCTGAGGTTGCCCCAGTGCCGATCGTTCCACCCAAAGCTGAGCCGCCcaaacctgaaacctcttccaaGAAGAAGTCAAAAAAGAAGGCAGAACAAG CACCTGCGGTGGATGTTGCAGATGTTCCCCTGCTGTTACCATTTAAAACTCTGGTCTCCACCCTGAGCAGTTCCAGTTTCAGTGACTCGGAGACGCAGAAGCTTTTGGAGATCATTAGTGACAAGGCGGGAGCTGACACCTGGCAGCTG GCATCTCAGAGGGGTGACCCCTTGGCAGCTCTGAAGAAGCAACTGGAGGAGAAAGACAAGCTCTTGTCTGCTGAGCAAGAGAATGCCGCGGCATCCAAGACACGCATACGAGAGCTCACTAAG GAGCTGAACACAGAGAAGAGCAAGACTACGTCGGTTGAAACTCGACTGAGCTCCGAGCTGAGCGCTCGCCAGCAGGAGATCACTGCGCTGAACGCCCGCATGAAGGCTTCCTACGATGAGCACACGCTCCAGACACAGAAGCTCAACAGCAAG ATCCAGAGCCTGCAGGATCGGTTGGAGAACGGCCCTGCTGCCCAGCTCGCTCGTCTGCAGCAAGAAAACGGCATCCTGAGAGACGCTCTGAACAAAGCCTCCAGCCTCACCGAGAgcat acaaaacgcTGAGCTGGTAAAGCTGCGGCAGGACGTGGTGCGTCTGAGCCGGGAGCTGAGCGAACGCACGGACGCTCAACATGCCGACGAGGAGCGCCGAAAAGCGCTGGAATCCAAAATGGCTGCCACCGAGGAGCAGCTCACCCATGTCAAG gcaGGGCGTGCGGAGGCTGAGCAGGTTTTGCAGCAGGCATTGGAGAAGGTCAAGGCCGAGTTGTGTCAGGCGAAGAACAACAGCTCCACCCTGCAGGCCCAGCTGCAGCAAGCACAGCAGGACGGCAGCCAGCTCAGCG AGCTGCAAGAGCGTGTGCATGCCACAGAGGTGGAACTAaaggacaggtgtgcagaggtgcaGGCTTTGAAGAGTCAACTCACTCAACTGCAGCAGGACGCACAGGAACATGTCCTCGTGGAGGTTCAGGCCCCGCTGCAGTCTACAGCACAG GTGGAGAACTCTGAGGAACTGCAGCAGCTGAAGCACAG tATAAAGGAGAAGGAGGACTTGGTGGCTTCTCTACAAGGACAACTAGAGAAGATGAGATCAAGTGCAGAGGAG ACGGAGAGCTCGGTGCAGCAGCTGCAGGGAAGTCTTACACAGCGAGAGAGCAAGATCTCGGCACTGGAGGAGGAGATGAAGCAGCTGagagaacagacagaacagCAGAAATCTACA ACGGAGAGCTCAGTGCAGCAGCTGCAGGGAAGCctcacagagcgagagagacaagTCTCAGCACTGGAGGAGGAGATGAAGCAACTGAGGGAACAGATAAAGCAGCAGAACGAGGCG GCCGAGGCTGCGGAAGCGGAGCAGCCCTTTGAGAA cttggaGAAAGACGCTCGTCTGATTACTCTGGAGGAGGAGCTCCTGCAGCTGAGAGGGCAGGTGGAGCAGGCGAAGGCCGAGAGCAAG gATCTTCAGGAGAAAAATTGTGCTGCCTCTGAAGCTCTTGCTGCAGCTGAGCGATTGAGTGAAGAAAGACTGAAACAAGCAATGATTGCCcag aATGAAGTCAAACAGAAGCTCGAGGCTCTCCAGGTGCAAACTAAGACGGCGCTCCAAACCCTCTTTCCTCACATCGCTATAGAAACAGAACAG agtaacTGGTTGGAGCTGTTCACACTCGGCGCACAGGAGACACTCGCGCACAGTCAGCAGAATGCATCTGAAGATAAAGACTCAGCActaaca gacaCTCTACAGAAGTTAAAGGAAGCTGAGGAGAAACAGACAGCGCTGCAGGCGCAATGTGAGCAGTACAGAGCCACTCTCAGTGAAACG GAGGGCATACTGAGGGATTTACAGAACAGTGTGCAGGACGGAGAAGCCACATGGAAGTCCAAGATGTCTGAAGTCGAGGAACAGCGGCAGGCG CTCAAAGGGCAGGTGATGCTGCTAGAAGCACAGCTGGAGAAACAGCTGGAGTCCATCAGCTTCACCCAAAGCTGTGCTGAGGAGGTGGAGCAG CTAAAGACGTTGTTAACGACCACTCAGAGTCAGCTGGAGGCGGCCCAGTCGGACGCTCAGAAACAGTGTGCCGAGCTCTCAGCA GTCAGACAGCAGCTCCAGGCGGTGACCGAACGTGTACGGAGCAAAGAGGACGTGCAGCCCGGCCAG GTGCAGGCACAGCTGGAGCAAGCAAACGTCCGACTGCAGACAGAGGTGAGCGTGCGCCAGCACGTGGAGCACAACTACGACCAG GCCCAGAGGTGTGTGGGCGACCTGGAGGCCCAGGTGGCAGAGCTGAAGGCAGCAGGAGAAGGAGCCGCCACCGAGCTGAAG gAGAGGCTGGAGAAGGAGGCGAAGCTGACCCAGGAGCTCAGCGAGACCTCTGCGACGCTTCAGCAGAAACTGAACGACACTCAGGAGGAGCTCACCAAAGAGAAGGAGGTGGTGAAGAGCCTGCATGAGCAGCTACAGGAGAAAGTGCAGCAGCAGGTGCTGTTCTCTTCCCAGTGA